Below is a genomic region from Gammaproteobacteria bacterium.
GTCATTTTTTATCGAGTTCGTAAGAGTGAGATTGAAAAAACAGATTAGCACGTTGTTTGTGCTGGGCCAATAAAAAAACCCGCCATGTAGGCGGGTTTCTCTGATGACATTTCTAATACTCAGAACTTGTAGTTAAAGCCCAGAATGTAGGAAGTGCCGTAACGTTGCCAATCTTTCACTTGTCGCGGGTCATCATTCAGGAAAGTCCTGAATTCTTCATCAGTCAGGTTATAGGCTTGTAGCAGAATACTTGAACCCTGGAAACGTCCTTGGGTAAAGGTGTATCCCAACTGAGCATCTATAACATTTTCACCGTTCACATCACGAAAGTCACGGTTGGCGCCAAACCCGACAACTTCGCCCAGAAAGTCTGAACGGTCACGACTACTGAGTCGTGCCTGGAAGTTGTCATTCTCATAATAGATTGAGGCATTCTTGATCTCACGTGAGAAGCCGGGGATGTCAGTTGGCGGCAGTCCCGCTTCAGGAGTGATTTCACTATCATTATAGGTGTAGCTGAAATATAGACCAAAGTTTTCCAACGCCGGGCTGAACAATCCGCCTGACAAGTTAGTTGATAATTCAACCCCGGTAATATGTCCGCCTTGTGTGTTGATCGGGGCAGAAAGGGTTCCAACAGCAAGGTTTGGATTGTCCGCTAGAAAGTCAGCACCAAAAATTTCAGTTACTTCTTCAGAAACATCAATTAAAGTTGTTCCACCGGAAATCCAACTCAAAATATCTTTATAGAACCAGGCTATAGCAATATTACTGGCTTCATCGGTAAAATATTTCTCGTACGAAACATCATAACTATTAGCCTCATATGGCTGTAGCCTTGGATTGCCTCCGCCTGCGCCAATACACGATTGCCCTTCTTCAGGATTATGTGAAATGTCACCGAGAGTAGGTACTCCGTTTACAAGGGCACAAATTTGTGAGTTATTTCCCAAACCGCGTCCGGCACGCATTTCATCCATTCGTGGGCGTACCATCGTCTTCGACATAGCCAAGCGAACGTAGTCATTTTCGGTAAATTCAAAATTCAGGTTCATAGAAGGTAGAAAGTCATTGTAGTCATCACCGTCTGTGAACGATGTCACAACCCCATTTTCGAAACTTGGTCCTGTAGATTCCTGTTCAGCTTCAACATATTGCACACCGATGTTACCGTTTACTGGAGTGTCACCCCACATCATTCCAAGATTGAACTGGAGATAATAATTTGTGACATCTTCTGTGACATTCCAGCCTTTGGTTAAAACATCAAAATTTTCTAATGAACGCAATGAGTAGGCACCTGATGCCAATACAGCTTCAGGGTCATAACTAACCATGCCGGGAATACCAAGGAAATCCAGGGCAGTCGAACCTAACAACAAGTTGGATGGGATTGCAGTGGTGTTATCGGCGCCTGGATTGGCCAGATCTACAAAGTTCTCGATACTGATCTTGTCTTTTTCCCGTGAGGTATGATTGATACCGTATTCAATACTTTCAATGACATCACCCCCCACAAAATGCTCGGAGTCAAGACGTATTGCAGTCAATTCATCATCCGTAGACGGCTCCTTCAAAAATCCGACTTGTCCCCAGCCACCCGGGTCGGTCAGAACGATGGTATTCGGGTCTGCGTAGTTGAGGCTAGAATCGAAAACGAATCCGCCACCTTCACCAATAGAAAAGCCGAGGTTATCTGTCGCGCCATTACCACCTGCTCCGGTTCCTGAATAGGTTTCAAGATCGATGTCATCGCGTTCGGCTTTAGAACTACTGATATCTGCAGTCAAGGTCCAGTCATCATTCACCTTGTATTCGGTATTGAGTGCCAGTGAGGTCAGATTCGCATCACGCGCACGTTTGTCATTTCTCACAACACCCTTTACGCCATTGAACTGACCGCTGGTAACGAGACCGTTTTCAACTGTATAGCCTGGTTGAAGTTGTGCGCCACTCCAGTAAAGCGGAAGTTCGATGCCGCGCAGTATACCGCCGTCTTTATAATCTGTATAAAACACGTCACCAGTGACAGTGAGTTGATCATTTGGAGCGTATTCCACAGTACCGAAAAATGCATCACGTTCCAGATCACGTGATTCGACATAAGGCTTGGCGCCACCAATGATCAGATCTCCGTCGATATCCGGATAACCCCAGGCATCCCAACGCTCTGCTTGAGTTGGTGATGATTGTGAGGCAACACCAAGAGCAATACCAAAGGTGTCGTTGGCAAATTGATCGATGTAGGAAGCAGTGAAACGGAAGCCGTCTTCATTTGAACCGGCATTCAGATCGCCCTGACTGTTCCACTCGTAGCGGCCATTCAGGTTGATTGCTTGTTTTCCATACTCTAGAGGGCGAATGGTTCTTAGATCAACAGTACCGCCAATAGCCTGACCAATCAGACTCGCGTCCGGTGATTTGTATATTATGCCCTGGCTGATCAACTCAGCTGGGTATTGATCGAATTCAATCCCACGGTTATCACCAGTGGTTACCTGTTCACGACCATTCAATAAACCG
It encodes:
- a CDS encoding TonB-dependent receptor, producing the protein MSLSKLNKRKLLLGSTLVSFSVAAAFPMYAQDNTEEEEAVEEVVVTGIRTSIRNSLEAKKGESSIIEAISAEDIGKLPDISIAESIARLPGLAAQRTRGRAQVISVRGLGPDFTTGLLNGREQVTTGDNRGIEFDQYPAELISQGIIYKSPDASLIGQAIGGTVDLRTIRPLEYGKQAINLNGRYEWNSQGDLNAGSNEDGFRFTASYIDQFANDTFGIALGVASQSSPTQAERWDAWGYPDIDGDLIIGGAKPYVESRDLERDAFFGTVEYAPNDQLTVTGDVFYTDYKDGGILRGIELPLYWSGAQLQPGYTVENGLVTSGQFNGVKGVVRNDKRARDANLTSLALNTEYKVNDDWTLTADISSSKAERDDIDLETYSGTGAGGNGATDNLGFSIGEGGGFVFDSSLNYADPNTIVLTDPGGWGQVGFLKEPSTDDELTAIRLDSEHFVGGDVIESIEYGINHTSREKDKISIENFVDLANPGADNTTAIPSNLLLGSTALDFLGIPGMVSYDPEAVLASGAYSLRSLENFDVLTKGWNVTEDVTNYYLQFNLGMMWGDTPVNGNIGVQYVEAEQESTGPSFENGVVTSFTDGDDYNDFLPSMNLNFEFTENDYVRLAMSKTMVRPRMDEMRAGRGLGNNSQICALVNGVPTLGDISHNPEEGQSCIGAGGGNPRLQPYEANSYDVSYEKYFTDEASNIAIAWFYKDILSWISGGTTLIDVSEEVTEIFGADFLADNPNLAVGTLSAPINTQGGHITGVELSTNLSGGLFSPALENFGLYFSYTYNDSEITPEAGLPPTDIPGFSREIKNASIYYENDNFQARLSSRDRSDFLGEVVGFGANRDFRDVNGENVIDAQLGYTFTQGRFQGSSILLQAYNLTDEEFRTFLNDDPRQVKDWQRYGTSYILGFNYKF